The Nitrosopumilus sp. genome includes a window with the following:
- a CDS encoding alcohol dehydrogenase, translating to MKSARITGPNEPLAVSSIETPKPHGDQVLVKVKSVGVCHSDLHLWEGGYDLGDGQFMKVTDRGVKYPVTPGHEIVGVVEDFGNDVSGISKGDEVLVFPWIGCGECPACKVENENLCDSPKSLGVFQDGGYSDYAMIPNSKYLANLDGVNPDAATSLACSGLTAYTAIKKSNQNSPKFLVIVGAGGLGLMGVQIAKAITKAKIICVDLDDEKLETAKKMGADFTVNSKDSETAKKILSICDNKGADSVVDFVNAPPTAKLDFAILRKRGNLILVGLFGGSFELSLVTIPLKSIMIQGAYTGNYRDMVELLDLARKGIINPVISKRYTLDEANTALEDLKARKIIGRAVINP from the coding sequence ATGAAATCTGCTAGGATTACAGGCCCAAACGAACCTCTTGCTGTATCTTCAATAGAGACTCCAAAGCCTCATGGTGATCAGGTTTTAGTCAAAGTAAAATCTGTGGGAGTTTGTCATAGTGATCTACATCTTTGGGAAGGTGGTTATGATCTTGGAGATGGTCAATTTATGAAAGTGACTGATAGAGGTGTAAAATATCCTGTAACTCCTGGACATGAGATTGTTGGTGTTGTTGAAGATTTTGGTAATGATGTATCTGGAATTTCAAAAGGAGATGAAGTTTTGGTATTTCCTTGGATTGGTTGTGGAGAATGTCCTGCGTGTAAAGTAGAGAATGAAAATCTATGTGATTCCCCCAAATCTTTAGGTGTTTTTCAAGATGGCGGATATTCTGATTATGCTATGATTCCTAATTCTAAATATTTAGCAAATCTTGATGGTGTTAATCCAGATGCTGCAACTTCGCTTGCATGTTCTGGACTAACTGCATACACTGCAATTAAAAAATCAAATCAAAACTCTCCAAAATTTCTTGTAATTGTTGGTGCTGGTGGACTGGGATTAATGGGTGTACAAATTGCAAAGGCTATCACCAAAGCCAAAATTATTTGTGTTGATTTGGATGATGAGAAATTGGAAACAGCTAAAAAAATGGGAGCTGATTTTACAGTTAACTCCAAAGATTCTGAGACGGCTAAAAAAATTCTATCTATCTGTGATAATAAAGGTGCAGATAGTGTTGTAGATTTTGTAAATGCACCACCAACTGCAAAACTCGACTTTGCAATTCTTAGAAAGCGAGGTAATCTTATTCTTGTTGGTTTGTTTGGGGGATCATTCGAATTATCTCTTGTAACAATTCCTCTAAAATCTATCATGATTCAAGGTGCATATACTGGGAATTATCGTGATATGGTAGAACTGCTTGATCTTGCAAGAAAAGGAATCATAAACCCTGTAATTTCAAAAAGATATACTCTTGATGAGGCAAATACTGCCTTGGAGGATCTTAAGGCACGAAAAATAATTGGACGTGCTGTAATTAATCCCTAG
- the sufC gene encoding Fe-S cluster assembly ATPase SufC, with product MAVLEIKDLHVTREGKEILKGVNLKTGPGEVHAIMGPNGSGKSTLAYTLLAHPKYEVTQGDILLDGESILDLTADERAKKGLFLGFQYPTEVSGVGFSHFLRTAYNSLSKALQGEDREVFITVREFQKYLKENLEKVGLKEEFLSRYLNEGFSGGEKKRAEVLQMAVLKPKISILDEPDSGLDIDAVQSVAKAISKVSSKDATVIVITHYARILKFLDKLDYVHVFARGRVLKTGDASLADKLEAEGYDWVLEQTA from the coding sequence ATGGCAGTACTAGAAATCAAGGATCTTCATGTTACAAGAGAAGGTAAAGAGATTCTAAAAGGAGTTAATTTGAAAACAGGTCCAGGAGAAGTACATGCCATAATGGGTCCAAATGGTTCAGGAAAGAGCACATTAGCTTATACATTACTTGCGCATCCAAAATATGAAGTCACACAAGGTGACATATTATTGGATGGTGAAAGTATCTTAGACTTAACAGCAGATGAAAGAGCAAAGAAAGGATTATTCTTAGGATTTCAATACCCAACTGAAGTTTCAGGCGTAGGCTTCTCTCACTTTCTAAGAACAGCATACAATTCATTAAGTAAAGCACTTCAAGGAGAAGACAGAGAAGTATTCATTACAGTCAGAGAGTTTCAAAAATATCTAAAAGAAAATCTCGAAAAAGTAGGATTAAAAGAAGAGTTCCTTTCAAGATACCTAAACGAAGGGTTCTCAGGCGGAGAGAAAAAACGTGCAGAAGTTTTACAAATGGCTGTCCTAAAACCAAAGATTTCAATTTTAGATGAACCAGATTCAGGATTAGATATTGATGCTGTACAATCAGTAGCTAAAGCAATTAGTAAAGTGTCAAGCAAGGATGCAACAGTTATCGTAATTACTCACTATGCTAGAATTTTAAAATTCTTAGATAAATTAGATTACGTACATGTGTTTGCCAGAGGAAGAGTGTTGAAAACAGGTGATGCTTCACTTGCAGATAAATTAGAAGCTGAAGGATACGATTGGGTATTAGAACAGACAGCATAA
- a CDS encoding bifunctional precorrin-2 dehydrogenase/sirohydrochlorin ferrochelatase: MIVDLNIHDKTVIVIGGGKEAQKRINSLLKQDCKITVISDSINTEIAKLSKAKKIKFEKQRIKDVKFISKFKPDLIITTTNDKKINQNIINAAKKKKIITYSSDNPEDSDFSNPAIIDLESTIQIAIFTGGQSPIMSKKIKAKSEEIFKKIISKEDIAQVKIQNIARKLAKEMIHTQTQRREYLHSIMADNDIDQLIKDGQMKKAEKRAITILRNWK, encoded by the coding sequence ATGATAGTTGATCTAAATATTCACGATAAGACAGTAATTGTCATCGGAGGCGGAAAAGAGGCTCAAAAAAGAATTAATTCATTGTTAAAACAAGATTGTAAAATAACAGTAATTAGTGATTCAATCAATACAGAAATTGCCAAATTATCAAAAGCAAAAAAAATTAAATTTGAAAAACAGAGAATTAAAGATGTAAAATTTATTTCAAAATTTAAACCAGATCTTATCATTACAACAACAAATGATAAAAAAATAAATCAAAATATAATAAATGCTGCAAAAAAGAAAAAAATCATCACATATAGTTCAGATAATCCTGAAGACAGTGACTTCTCAAATCCTGCAATAATTGATTTGGAAAGCACTATTCAGATCGCAATTTTTACAGGAGGTCAAAGTCCAATCATGTCAAAAAAAATCAAAGCCAAATCAGAAGAAATATTCAAGAAAATAATTTCAAAAGAAGACATAGCTCAAGTCAAGATTCAAAATATCGCAAGAAAGTTGGCAAAAGAAATGATCCATACCCAAACTCAAAGAAGAGAATATTTACATAGCATCATGGCCGACAATGATATTGATCAGTTAATAAAAGACGGTCAAATGAAAAAAGCTGAAAAACGGGCAATTACAATATTGAGGAATTGGAAATGA
- a CDS encoding chromosome segregation protein ScpA has protein sequence MSEVPNPTSISQEPINILFSPLSNAKKDVWDIDLIKILNLLMKILEKTDRKDLKVAGMAALSSSLIYRMKVESIFALQKAAMEKKPMRQRTDVDIELIDIPYRHESTYPVSLDDLLGLLQNLIGTIANPQSRRNKGIGIEPIEAPDFQDYFISLESIIGKYEDLIMKKISLTGFGVLQEIIAELDQVDSIRCFFAALFLARDQKVDLEQSDEDIRIILVKEELTN, from the coding sequence GTGAGTGAAGTACCAAATCCTACTAGTATTTCTCAAGAGCCAATAAACATTCTATTCAGTCCATTATCTAATGCAAAAAAAGATGTTTGGGATATTGATCTAATCAAGATTTTGAATTTATTAATGAAAATTCTTGAAAAGACAGATAGGAAAGATCTCAAAGTTGCAGGAATGGCAGCATTGTCATCGTCCTTGATTTATAGGATGAAAGTTGAAAGTATTTTTGCATTACAAAAAGCGGCAATGGAGAAAAAACCAATGCGTCAAAGAACAGACGTAGATATAGAACTAATAGATATTCCATACAGGCATGAATCAACATATCCAGTATCATTAGATGATTTGTTAGGATTGCTTCAAAATCTTATTGGCACAATTGCAAATCCTCAATCAAGAAGAAACAAAGGAATAGGAATTGAGCCAATTGAAGCACCAGATTTCCAAGATTATTTCATATCACTTGAAAGTATAATTGGGAAGTACGAGGATTTGATAATGAAGAAAATATCATTAACAGGGTTTGGAGTACTTCAAGAAATCATTGCTGAATTAGATCAGGTAGATTCTATCAGATGCTTCTTTGCAGCATTGTTTTTAGCAAGAGATCAGAAAGTAGACTTGGAGCAAAGTGATGAAGATATTAGGATTATCTTAGTAAAAGAAGAGTTAACAAACTGA
- a CDS encoding Gar1/Naf1 family protein, translating to MQEVGEIMHLAASGRVIIQLSKELVEGQILCDEKGTRVAKVMEMIGPVKRPFASAMPLTNSIKKYIGKNVFASEESPVNKPKKFRRKQK from the coding sequence TTGCAGGAGGTAGGCGAAATAATGCACCTAGCCGCCAGTGGAAGGGTAATCATTCAACTATCAAAGGAACTAGTTGAAGGACAGATACTCTGTGACGAAAAGGGTACTAGAGTTGCAAAAGTAATGGAAATGATAGGTCCAGTAAAAAGACCATTTGCTTCAGCAATGCCATTAACAAATAGCATCAAAAAGTACATTGGCAAAAATGTTTTCGCATCAGAAGAATCTCCTGTAAATAAACCAAAAAAATTTAGGAGAAAACAAAAATGA
- a CDS encoding 30S ribosomal protein S8e: MRKSVENLATSKITGGRRHPLRIRRKYEIDRYPNEPVNGAQITVTRRVRGNNKKTALKTIDFVNLATGRDKVKKSKIIKVLENATNNDYKRRGIITKGAILETQEGKCKVVSKPGQNGIVNAILLKE; the protein is encoded by the coding sequence GTGAGAAAATCAGTAGAGAATTTAGCAACTAGTAAGATTACAGGCGGCAGAAGGCATCCGCTTAGAATTAGAAGAAAATATGAAATTGATAGATACCCAAATGAGCCTGTTAATGGCGCCCAAATAACAGTAACAAGACGGGTTCGTGGGAATAATAAAAAAACAGCTTTGAAAACAATTGATTTTGTCAATTTAGCAACAGGTAGAGACAAGGTAAAAAAATCAAAAATCATCAAAGTATTAGAAAATGCAACAAACAATGATTACAAAAGACGAGGCATCATTACAAAAGGGGCAATCTTAGAGACGCAAGAGGGAAAATGCAAAGTGGTTTCAAAGCCCGGACAAAACGGAATAGTTAACGCAATTTTACTAAAGGAATAA
- a CDS encoding SMC-Scp complex subunit ScpB, whose translation MTKIENTDEATARIEAALYSAGRPLKIEDIIRASGTESRTKTIGLLENIMKKTKSAFKALEIVILPDGSYVMQLKPEYSATIKKYASKPVLPNATLKTLSYIAYMQPISSKQLVETRGSGVYSHLKELRQLDYISHQNVGRLKIYMTTEKFQKYFGIQGDVEDLKQRLFSKVRKTANRQTSQEMVTKLN comes from the coding sequence TTGACAAAAATTGAAAATACCGATGAGGCAACAGCAAGAATCGAGGCTGCACTATATTCAGCAGGCAGACCTCTTAAAATTGAAGATATAATCAGAGCATCAGGTACAGAATCAAGAACAAAAACCATTGGATTGCTAGAGAACATTATGAAAAAAACAAAATCAGCATTTAAAGCACTAGAAATTGTTATTCTTCCAGATGGATCGTATGTAATGCAACTAAAACCAGAGTACAGTGCAACAATTAAGAAGTATGCTTCAAAACCTGTTCTTCCAAATGCTACACTTAAGACGCTATCATATATTGCATATATGCAACCTATATCATCAAAACAGCTTGTAGAAACAAGAGGGTCTGGAGTATATTCGCATCTAAAAGAATTACGACAGTTAGATTACATCAGTCATCAAAATGTAGGAAGATTAAAAATTTACATGACAACTGAAAAATTCCAAAAGTATTTTGGAATTCAAGGAGATGTAGAAGATCTTAAACAAAGATTATTCTCCAAGGTGAGAAAGACTGCAAATAGACAAACTAGCCAAGAAATGGTCACAAAACTAAACTGA
- a CDS encoding Lrp/AsnC family transcriptional regulator: protein MDESDKELLNEIQWTFPLVTRPFDAIAEKFNTTPEDIKNRLNKLKEIGVLRQLSAIFDTRKLGYTSSLVAMEIEDDQLENVANQINRHPGVSHNYERDHQFNLWFTLAVPPGSDLKEELAKFNVLKGIKKVRMLPTLQLFKIGVKLDMVDDKKHEVAPTEVKKEIKNIKFKATEEDKKFIRELQKDMAIIDEPFVKSAKNLGITEKELFEKMKYYEDIGVMRRFAAILRHRQVGFTANGMIVWKVPENRISKVGETLGSFPQVSHCYERPTYDDWPYNVFSMIHCKTHDEANMMAKTIQEQIHVDDYKILFSSREFKKTRVEYFVENSFSLEETISS from the coding sequence ATGGATGAATCTGATAAAGAACTCTTAAATGAAATTCAATGGACATTTCCTCTTGTGACTAGACCTTTTGATGCTATTGCTGAAAAATTCAACACTACTCCTGAAGACATCAAAAATAGATTAAATAAACTCAAAGAAATTGGGGTTCTAAGACAATTGAGTGCAATATTTGATACTCGTAAACTTGGTTACACCAGTTCTCTTGTTGCAATGGAGATTGAAGATGATCAATTGGAAAATGTCGCAAATCAAATTAATCGTCATCCTGGTGTTAGTCATAACTATGAACGAGATCATCAGTTTAATCTTTGGTTCACTTTGGCTGTTCCACCTGGTTCTGATTTGAAAGAAGAACTTGCTAAATTCAATGTTCTTAAAGGAATTAAAAAAGTTAGAATGCTTCCCACTTTACAATTGTTCAAGATTGGTGTAAAATTAGATATGGTTGATGATAAGAAACATGAGGTTGCACCAACAGAGGTAAAAAAAGAGATCAAAAATATAAAATTTAAAGCTACTGAAGAAGACAAAAAGTTTATCCGTGAATTACAAAAAGATATGGCAATAATTGACGAACCATTTGTAAAATCTGCAAAAAATCTTGGTATTACTGAAAAAGAGTTATTTGAAAAAATGAAATATTATGAAGATATAGGTGTGATGAGAAGATTTGCTGCTATCTTAAGACATAGGCAAGTTGGGTTTACTGCAAATGGTATGATTGTTTGGAAAGTACCTGAAAATAGAATTTCTAAAGTTGGTGAAACCTTAGGGTCTTTTCCACAAGTAAGTCACTGTTATGAAAGGCCAACATATGATGATTGGCCATATAATGTATTTTCAATGATTCATTGTAAAACTCATGATGAGGCAAATATGATGGCAAAAACAATTCAAGAACAAATACATGTTGATGACTATAAGATTCTCTTCAGTTCACGCGAATTTAAAAAAACACGTGTGGAATATTTTGTAGAGAATTCATTTAGTTTGGAAGAAACAATATCTTCTTAG
- a CDS encoding chlorite dismutase family protein, whose amino-acid sequence MSDDNNQYYFNFSFFKVDPKWRWMADLAKEESAKEVENVIRNSGIMFRSYSNLGLRDDADFLFWFVSKSVEEIQIVIEKIYKTVFGKYIVPSRTYLSCTRPSVYIQEQKAQGFITGNESKKHVIVYPFTKTREWYLLPKEKRQEIMDEHIEVSRKYPQIILNTTYSFGIHDEDFMLAFEVDNIRDFQDLIMDLRETQVSSYVKNDIPMIVCVRKDIVPLISSLG is encoded by the coding sequence ATGTCAGACGATAACAATCAATATTATTTCAATTTCTCATTTTTCAAAGTAGATCCTAAATGGAGATGGATGGCAGATCTTGCAAAAGAAGAATCCGCAAAAGAAGTCGAAAATGTAATAAGGAATTCAGGAATAATGTTTAGATCATACTCAAATTTAGGGTTAAGAGATGACGCAGATTTTTTGTTTTGGTTTGTATCAAAATCAGTTGAAGAAATCCAAATTGTGATTGAAAAGATATACAAAACAGTGTTTGGGAAATACATAGTTCCATCTAGAACATATTTGTCATGTACACGACCATCAGTGTACATACAAGAACAAAAAGCTCAGGGATTTATTACAGGAAATGAATCAAAGAAACATGTCATCGTATATCCATTTACAAAGACAAGAGAATGGTATCTTCTACCAAAAGAAAAACGTCAAGAAATAATGGATGAACATATTGAAGTAAGTAGAAAATATCCACAAATAATACTCAACACAACATACTCATTTGGCATACATGATGAGGATTTCATGCTAGCATTTGAAGTAGACAACATCAGAGATTTCCAAGATCTCATCATGGATTTAAGAGAAACTCAAGTATCATCATATGTCAAAAATGACATCCCAATGATCGTATGTGTAAGAAAAGATATCGTACCGCTTATTTCCAGTTTAGGATAA
- a CDS encoding aldo/keto reductase, giving the protein MRYNKLGKTDIKVSELGFGAWSIALDWWGKKIEEEEAKRMLKKAYDLGINFFETGDMYGKGKSEKLIGEVFKDMRNEIVISTKYGYDFSEVEQIGHSELPQKFDEAFTKKALKNSLERLQTDHLDMYGLHNPKLRHIRDNSIFDVLDRFIADESIKTYQVALGPAIGWTQEGLEAMDRPNVSAVQTVYNIIEQTPGNELMRKAEEKNVGILVRVPEASGILTGKVNADTKIDEKDHRSVRKGEWIKESLEKVEQLKPVAQRNGLTITELAMKFIMSKKGFASVFPTVISEEEITNYVEMTKGNYIPASDMKDIEELYNTWPSYELKATPQAN; this is encoded by the coding sequence TTGAGATACAATAAACTAGGTAAAACAGACATCAAAGTATCAGAATTGGGATTTGGTGCGTGGTCGATTGCACTTGATTGGTGGGGTAAAAAAATTGAAGAAGAAGAAGCAAAAAGGATGCTCAAAAAAGCATATGATTTGGGAATCAACTTTTTTGAAACAGGTGATATGTATGGGAAAGGAAAAAGTGAGAAGCTAATTGGAGAAGTTTTCAAAGATATGCGAAACGAAATTGTCATATCCACAAAATATGGATATGATTTTTCAGAAGTTGAACAAATTGGACATAGTGAACTTCCACAGAAGTTTGATGAAGCATTTACAAAAAAAGCACTAAAAAATAGTTTAGAGAGATTACAAACAGACCATCTTGATATGTATGGATTACACAATCCAAAATTGAGACACATAAGAGACAATTCCATTTTTGACGTGCTTGATAGGTTTATTGCAGATGAATCAATCAAAACATACCAAGTTGCATTAGGCCCTGCAATTGGATGGACACAAGAAGGTCTTGAAGCAATGGACAGACCGAATGTCAGTGCAGTTCAAACAGTATATAACATCATAGAGCAAACCCCAGGAAATGAATTAATGCGAAAAGCTGAAGAAAAGAATGTCGGAATCCTAGTCAGAGTTCCAGAGGCATCAGGGATTCTAACTGGAAAAGTTAATGCAGATACTAAGATAGATGAAAAAGATCATAGATCAGTAAGAAAAGGTGAATGGATTAAAGAATCATTGGAAAAAGTGGAACAACTCAAACCAGTTGCACAGAGAAATGGATTAACAATTACAGAGTTAGCAATGAAGTTTATCATGTCAAAGAAAGGATTTGCATCAGTATTTCCTACAGTAATAAGTGAAGAAGAGATAACAAATTACGTAGAGATGACCAAGGGCAATTACATTCCAGCATCAGACATGAAAGATATTGAAGAGCTGTACAATACATGGCCTTCCTATGAATTAAAGGCAACACCTCAAGCAAATTAA
- the hemA gene encoding glutamyl-tRNA reductase, whose protein sequence is MNQNIINARVTFRNSPIHILEQFTIKDIENAYELFKKHSGLDECVIIQTCNRIELFGKSKMNDLNKIKKTWASITGLEEEIFHENMEYVENKDAFYHLLKLTSGLDSMVLGEEQILGQIKNSITSAREIKASGQHLNTLFDKAIRIGTRIRNSSGIGAGGISVGSMAVKLAEENIDELKTKKILLIGTGEVSTLVAKSLQRRRYNFDVTSRTIGRSQAFCEAMGGNPIKFEQILSGFHYYDVIFVATTAPYFLVTNERITQAMKDKKEGMMILDLSNPRTVDEKVAIIKGVKLMNLDQIAEMVEKNMNARLNKVKAVENIINEEVCVLEASMKRLEAEPLVKKVFKNIENLREKELQKALQMLDEKDEKKIKIIEELTKAVVESIVSTPMNNIRKASEAGNPYVVELASKLFDYKKHDNVE, encoded by the coding sequence ATGAATCAAAATATCATCAATGCAAGGGTAACTTTTCGTAATTCACCAATCCATATTCTAGAACAATTTACGATTAAAGACATAGAAAATGCATATGAGTTATTTAAAAAACATTCAGGATTAGATGAGTGTGTAATTATTCAAACATGCAATCGAATAGAATTGTTTGGAAAATCAAAAATGAATGATTTAAACAAAATTAAAAAAACATGGGCATCAATCACTGGGCTTGAAGAAGAAATATTTCATGAAAACATGGAATATGTTGAAAATAAAGATGCATTTTACCATTTATTGAAATTAACCTCTGGATTAGATTCTATGGTACTTGGAGAAGAACAAATTTTAGGACAAATAAAAAATTCAATCACATCAGCTAGGGAAATCAAAGCATCAGGGCAACACCTTAACACATTATTTGACAAGGCAATTAGAATTGGAACTAGAATAAGAAATTCAAGCGGAATTGGTGCAGGAGGTATTTCAGTTGGTTCTATGGCAGTTAAACTTGCAGAAGAAAACATAGATGAATTAAAAACAAAGAAAATTCTACTAATTGGAACTGGTGAAGTATCAACCCTTGTTGCAAAATCACTACAAAGACGTAGATATAATTTTGATGTTACAAGTAGAACCATTGGAAGATCTCAAGCATTTTGCGAAGCAATGGGAGGAAATCCAATTAAATTTGAGCAGATTCTTTCAGGATTTCATTATTATGATGTGATATTTGTTGCAACTACTGCACCATACTTTCTTGTGACAAATGAGAGAATAACTCAGGCAATGAAAGATAAGAAGGAAGGAATGATGATTCTTGATTTATCAAATCCAAGAACAGTTGATGAGAAAGTCGCAATCATAAAAGGGGTGAAATTGATGAATTTGGATCAAATTGCAGAAATGGTGGAAAAAAACATGAATGCCAGATTAAACAAGGTGAAAGCAGTTGAAAATATAATTAATGAGGAAGTGTGTGTACTAGAAGCCTCAATGAAAAGATTAGAAGCAGAACCACTTGTGAAAAAGGTATTCAAGAATATAGAGAATCTAAGAGAAAAAGAATTACAGAAAGCACTTCAAATGCTTGATGAGAAAGATGAAAAGAAGATCAAAATAATAGAAGAATTAACTAAAGCAGTAGTAGAAAGCATTGTTTCAACTCCAATGAACAACATAAGAAAAGCATCAGAAGCAGGTAATCCGTATGTAGTAGAACTTGCAAGTAAGCTATTCGACTATAAAAAACATGATAACGTAGAGTAG
- a CDS encoding transcription factor IIB — MNILEKQSCPECQSSLVDDMQNGEIICSGCGVVVDDQISDFGPETISSSFEDKMKLARATGQTTYSQHDLGITTEISISTKDFSGKTLNHDVVNQMHNLRKWQQRVRVSSPRERRLANVLTKMGETCNGLNLSKNVLETASMIYRGLDGHIEVKGKSVASITAATIYMACKQCEVVRSLEEIIRGICPSKDVKSKTKLAARYYRTMVMEMGHLTAPVVTMDKYISKIANMTQTEVRVERLALEIAEKTKGSSIADGKAPNGIAAAYLYVASALLGQNVLQRDVSSIAGVTEVTIRNRCKEILTCYKLKITLRPSLAKY; from the coding sequence ATGAACATACTAGAAAAACAAAGCTGTCCTGAATGTCAATCTTCATTAGTAGATGACATGCAGAATGGTGAAATAATCTGTTCTGGTTGCGGCGTAGTAGTCGATGATCAGATTTCAGATTTTGGTCCAGAAACAATAAGTTCAAGTTTTGAAGACAAGATGAAGCTTGCAAGAGCGACAGGCCAGACAACTTATTCTCAACATGACTTGGGAATAACAACTGAGATTTCAATCAGTACAAAGGATTTTAGTGGAAAAACATTAAATCACGATGTTGTAAATCAAATGCACAATCTCAGAAAATGGCAACAAAGAGTAAGAGTTTCATCACCAAGAGAAAGAAGGCTTGCAAATGTTTTAACAAAAATGGGTGAAACATGTAATGGTCTTAATCTTTCAAAGAATGTGTTAGAGACAGCTTCTATGATATACAGAGGTTTGGATGGCCATATAGAAGTAAAAGGAAAATCAGTAGCCAGCATTACTGCGGCTACAATTTACATGGCATGCAAGCAATGTGAAGTAGTAAGATCTCTTGAAGAAATCATTCGCGGAATTTGTCCATCTAAAGATGTTAAATCAAAAACAAAACTTGCGGCAAGATACTATAGAACCATGGTAATGGAGATGGGTCATTTAACTGCTCCAGTAGTAACCATGGACAAATATATCTCAAAGATAGCAAACATGACACAAACCGAGGTAAGAGTTGAAAGACTTGCCTTGGAGATTGCAGAAAAAACTAAAGGTAGTAGTATTGCAGATGGAAAAGCTCCAAACGGAATTGCAGCAGCATACCTATATGTGGCATCTGCCTTGCTTGGACAAAACGTACTCCAAAGAGACGTTTCAAGTATTGCAGGAGTTACAGAAGTTACTATCAGAAACAGATGTAAAGAAATTCTAACATGCTACAAGCTCAAAATAACATTGAGACCGTCTCTGGCCAAATATTAA
- a CDS encoding D-glycerate dehydrogenase yields MKKRVFLTRTLHDFALNELKKRYQIEIHSGKIPIPQSKLQSKIKEIDGLICFPYDKIDKKTIELAKNLKVISTYSVGFDHIDVEYAKKSKIRVGYTPDVLTDATADLTFSLLLDLLRRVSEGDRIIRKGKWNVIYGASDYVGVDLQGKTLGILGLGRIGGTLAKRAKAFNMKLIYHNRKHVSKSKERSLNAKYVSFERLITQSDVISIHVPYTKETEHLLDIEIFKKMKKTSFLINTARGKVINEEDLVTAIKKKMIAGAGLDVYEKEPIRRNHPLVKLQNVVLAPHIGSSTKETRTKMAEITIKNLNLGIEGKKPIYSVGY; encoded by the coding sequence GTGAAAAAGAGAGTCTTTCTTACAAGAACTTTACACGATTTTGCATTAAATGAGTTAAAAAAAAGATATCAGATAGAAATCCATTCTGGAAAAATTCCTATTCCTCAATCAAAACTTCAATCAAAGATCAAAGAGATTGATGGATTAATTTGCTTCCCATACGATAAAATTGACAAAAAAACAATAGAATTAGCAAAAAATCTTAAAGTTATCAGTACCTATAGTGTAGGTTTTGATCACATAGATGTCGAATATGCAAAAAAGAGCAAAATTCGTGTAGGATATACTCCAGACGTACTTACTGATGCGACAGCTGATTTAACATTCTCATTGTTGCTTGATCTTTTAAGAAGAGTTTCAGAAGGAGATCGAATTATTCGAAAAGGAAAATGGAATGTGATTTATGGTGCATCTGATTATGTAGGGGTTGATCTTCAAGGGAAAACACTTGGGATTTTAGGTCTTGGTAGAATTGGTGGAACACTAGCAAAAAGAGCAAAAGCATTCAATATGAAATTAATTTACCATAACAGAAAGCATGTTTCAAAAAGTAAAGAGAGGTCATTGAATGCAAAATATGTTTCATTTGAAAGATTGATAACTCAAAGCGATGTCATTTCAATTCATGTACCCTATACAAAGGAAACAGAGCATCTTTTAGATATAGAAATTTTTAAAAAGATGAAGAAAACATCATTTTTGATCAACACAGCAAGAGGCAAAGTAATCAACGAAGAAGATCTTGTTACAGCAATAAAGAAAAAAATGATAGCAGGTGCAGGATTGGACGTTTATGAAAAGGAACCAATCAGAAGAAATCACCCATTAGTAAAATTACAAAATGTCGTTCTTGCACCCCATATAGGGAGTTCTACAAAAGAAACTAGAACTAAAATGGCAGAGATCACGATAAAAAATTTGAATCTTGGAATAGAGGGGAAAAAACCAATTTATTCAGTAGGGTATTGA